A section of the Lathamus discolor isolate bLatDis1 chromosome 6, bLatDis1.hap1, whole genome shotgun sequence genome encodes:
- the SYNE3 gene encoding nesprin-3 isoform X1, with translation MKSPQTFTYLFLQNSQDFASSNAMTQQLQDEFDSSVENAEAWMKAIQERLSINDNTKGPRSALEARLRETEKIRALEPEGSLKIDLILVKADAALRSISEDKKHEILSKLKDVKALWEETAIYITHCHSRIEWVWLHWNEYLKAQDEFYTWIHNMSVTLEPDIELQLGLKEKQWQLSHAQVLLNDVLNQSVLLERLLEEAASLFSRIGDSSVDEDVQKKMKVEYEKIREQAENRVSLLKKITKEHEQYSTNINRFQLWLNGVTERLNSCIGEGTEYSAEDKLKALKEIAKNIRSGGKKLDQLENECGNVIENTSPLGAERLKDELEMLRKALEKLKLLHSEEEERLLKIQESESAYESQARQLEADIKVLRKYLQKLENHLEPGEGEKTEDEFVTLWRKCNATRAALAAEESNVERLKAQLKELLRFSQDVQPHTESVVSAIQQYQSVRGKTSKMSTDTETELRRLFQNPLLDFERWKPSVQMLLETPEPALAHIEAALAESSRFKEKFMTLQLKKDLLNNVLGEERAKTFLQEVAEASKKREIIHESLMQSKRTIQHFDAGFAPLQKKLSAIRAKLDLERELKPDLLGKKTQLQRLQMIQDDLAELVAQMEEVEKLVQSNTTHKREMNQLSSDSQALKIALKMMIQQGEECIQKDCAYKDKLSDLQQWIKLTTEMIEPYQGAEGDQNTEGQVADLKRWLAELPDKEFQLYLVKAYGKLVMENSSPEETAHVQAELDQLEESWRLLKDMETRLLKKWQLSKPVVDNKKKIEFADSRWMSGPVLHHSDVDPNHKQERIEEGQHTSSHLKLLHEFEEWLQAEKKKLTKILDVASSSTEEIKTRKSKLEELQSRVPDGQHLFEELLHSQPVTEYSEDLEDLRYQWMLYKSILKESMSTLSPGTSEEPDRLRKKRSGGVCSFLHRVCWAALPLQLLLLLLLLLAFLLPLAEETHSCSLANNFARSFHLMLRHKGPPPT, from the exons CTTCTTCAAATGCAATGACTCAGCAGCTACAGGATGAATTTGACAGTAGTGTGGAGAATGCAGAAGCGTGGATGAAGGCCATCCAAGAGAGACTGAGTATCAATGACAACACCAAGGGACCTCGATCTGCCCTAGAAGCCAGACTGAGAGAGACTGAG AAAATACGTGCACTGGAACCTGAAGGCAGCTTGAAAATTGACTTGATTCTTGTGAAGGCAGATGCTGCCCTTCGCAGCATCAGTGAGGATAAGAAGCATGAGATACTATCTAAACTGAAAGACGTTAAAGCCTTGTGGGAAGAGACAGCCATATACATTACTCACTGTCACAG CCGTATTGAGTGGGTGTGGCTGCACTGGAATGAATACCTGAAAGCCCAAGATGAGTTTTACACATGGATTCACAACATGAGTGTGACCTTGGAGCCTGACATTGAGTTGCAGCTTGGCTTAAAGGAGAAGCAGTGGCAGCTGAGCCATGCTCAGGTTCTCCTAAATGACGTCTTAAATCAGTCAGTCCTGCTGGAAAGACTGCTAGAGGAAGCTGCTTCCTTGTTCAGCAGGATAGGTGACTCCAGTGTTGATGAAGAtgttcagaagaaaatgaaggtggAATATGAAAAAATCAGGGAGCAAGCTGAG AACAGAGTGAGCCTGCTTAAAAAGATAACCAAGGAACATGAGCAGTACAGCACTAACATCAACCGGTTTCAATTGTGGCTGAATGGTGTGACGGAAAGATTAAACTCCTGCATTGGAGAAGGAACCGAGTATTCGGCAGAGGACAAGTTAAAGGCACTGAAG GAAATTGCCAAAAACATTAGGAGCGGTGGAAAGAAATTGGACCAACTTGAAAATGAGTGTGGAAATGTGATTGAGAACACCTCCCCACTTGGAGCTGAGAGATTGAAGGATGAACTTGAAATGCTAAGAAAAGCCTTGGAGAAGTTGAAATTGCTGCatagtgaggaggaggagagactGCTCAAGATCCAGGAGTCAGAAAGTGCCTATGAGTCCCAAGCCAGACAATTAGAAGCAGACATCAAGGTGTTGAGAAAATATCTACAGAAATTAGAAAATCACCTAGagcctggggaaggggaaaagactGAAGATGAGTTTGTAACCCTGTGGAGAAAATGCAAT GCAACaagagcagctctggctgcagaaGAGTCCAATGTTGAGAGACTGAAGGCTCAGCTTAAGGAACTGCTACGGTTTTCCCAAGATGTGCAGCCACACACTGAGAGTGTTGTCTCTGCAATACAGCAGTATCAAAG TGTTAGAGGCAAGACATCTAAAATGAGCACTGATACAGAAACCGAACTGAGAAGACTCTTCCAAAATCCCCTGCTAGATTTTGAACGGTGGAAGCCATCAGTCCAGATGCTCCTGGAGACTCCAGAGCCAGCACTGGCTCACATTGAG GCTGCTCTAGCTGAAAGCTCCCGCTTCAAAGAGAAGTTCATGACATTACAGCTGAAGAAGGATTTGCTAAACAATGTCCTTGGTGAGGAAAGAGCAAAGACTTTCCTGCAAGAAGTAGCTGAAGCTtcaaagaagagagaaattatACATGAAAGTCTGATGCAGAGCAAGAGGACAATCCAG CACTTTGATGCTGGTTTCGCGcctttgcagaagaaattatCTGCCATTAGAGCTAAATTGGATCTAGAGAGGGAACTGAAACCTGACCTCCTGGGTAAAAAGACACAACTCCAGAGACTTCAG ATGATCCAAGATGACTTGGCAGAGCTTGTGGCACAAATGGAGGAGGTAGAGAAGCTTGTTCAGTCAAATACCACCCACAAGCGTGAAATGAACCAACTTTCATCTGACTCTCAGGCCCTGAAGATAGCACTGAAG ATGATGATACAACAGGGTGAAGAGTGCATTCAGAAGGACTGTGCATATAAAGACAAACTCTCTGACCTTCAGCAGTGGATCAAACTAACCACGGAGATGATTGAGCCCTACCAGGGTGCTGAAGGAGACCAGAACACTGAGGGCCAGGTGGCAGACCTTAAG AGATGGCTAGCTGAGTTACCAGATAAGGAGTTCCAGCTGTACCTTGTGAAAGCTTATGGAAAACTGGTCATGGAGAATTCTTCCCCAGAGGAGACTGCCCATGTGCAGGCGGAGCTGGATCAGCTGGAGGAATCATGGAGACTGCTGAAGGATATGGAAACTCG tCTTCTCAAGAAGTGGCAGTTAAGTAAACCAGTGGTTgataataagaagaaaatagaatttGCAGATAGCAGATGGATGTCTGGACCTGTGCTCCATCATTCAGATGTAGATCCCAACCATAAGCAG GAGAGGATAGAAGAAGGGCAACATACAAGCAGCCACCTGAAGCTTCTACACGAATTTGAAGAGTGgttacaagcagaaaaaaagaaactgaccAAAATTCTTGATGTGGCTTCATCTTCCacagaggaaattaaaacacGCAAGAGCAAACTGGAG gagctgcagtctCGTGTGCCTGATGGTCAGCATCTCTTTGAGGAGCTTCTTCATAGTCAGCCTGTCACTGAATATTCTGAAGATCTGGAGGACCTCCGTTACCAGTGGATGCTCTACAAATCTATACTGAAAGAGTCCATGAGTACACTG agtcCTGGAACTTCTGAAGAACCAGACAGATTGAGAAAG AAGCGCTCTGGAGGTGTGTGCTCTTTCCTGCATCGAGTGTGCTGGGCAGCACTACCATTGCAACTGCTCCTcttgctcctcctgctcctggccttcctcctgcccctggCAGAAGAGACCCACAGCTGCTCTCTGGCCAACAACTTTGCTCGGTCCTTCCACCTGATGCTGAGACACAAGGGCCCACCTCCAACCTAA
- the SYNE3 gene encoding nesprin-3 isoform X7 codes for MKSPQTFTYLFLQNSQDFASSNAMTQQLQDEFDSSVENAEAWMKAIQERLSINDNTKGPRSALEARLRETEKIRALEPEGSLKIDLILVKADAALRSISEDKKHEILSKLKDVKALWEETAIYITHCHSRIEWVWLHWNEYLKAQDEFYTWIHNMSVTLEPDIELQLGLKEKQWQLSHAQVLLNDVLNQSVLLERLLEEAASLFSRIGDSSVDEDVQKKMKVEYEKIREQAENRVSLLKKITKEHEQYSTNINRFQLWLNGVTERLNSCIGEGTEYSAEDKLKALKEIAKNIRSGGKKLDQLENECGNVIENTSPLGAERLKDELEMLRKALEKLKLLHSEEEERLLKIQESESAYESQARQLEADIKVLRKYLQKLENHLEPGEGEKTEDEFVTLWRKCNATRAALAAEESNVERLKAQLKELLRFSQDVQPHTESVVSAIQQYQSVRGKTSKMSTDTETELRRLFQNPLLDFERWKPSVQMLLETPEPALAHIEAALAESSRFKEKFMTLQLKKDLLNNVLGEERAKTFLQEVAEASKKREIIHESLMQSKRTIQHFDAGFAPLQKKLSAIRAKLDLERELKPDLLGKKTQLQRLQMIQDDLAELVAQMEEVEKLVQSNTTHKREMNQLSSDSQALKIALKMMIQQGEECIQKDCAYKDKLSDLQQWIKLTTEMIEPYQGAEGDQNTEGQVADLKRWLAELPDKEFQLYLVKAYGKLVMENSSPEETAHVQAELDQLEESWRLLKDMETRLLKKWQLSKPVVDNKKKIEFADSRWMSGPVLHHSDVDPNHKQERIEEGQHTSSHLKLLHEFEEWLQAEKKKLTKILDVASSSTEEIKTRKSKLEELQSRVPDGQHLFEELLHSQPVTEYSEDLEDLRYQWMLYKSILKESMSTLSPGTSEEPDRLRKVTFHFSVTFKCSL; via the exons CTTCTTCAAATGCAATGACTCAGCAGCTACAGGATGAATTTGACAGTAGTGTGGAGAATGCAGAAGCGTGGATGAAGGCCATCCAAGAGAGACTGAGTATCAATGACAACACCAAGGGACCTCGATCTGCCCTAGAAGCCAGACTGAGAGAGACTGAG AAAATACGTGCACTGGAACCTGAAGGCAGCTTGAAAATTGACTTGATTCTTGTGAAGGCAGATGCTGCCCTTCGCAGCATCAGTGAGGATAAGAAGCATGAGATACTATCTAAACTGAAAGACGTTAAAGCCTTGTGGGAAGAGACAGCCATATACATTACTCACTGTCACAG CCGTATTGAGTGGGTGTGGCTGCACTGGAATGAATACCTGAAAGCCCAAGATGAGTTTTACACATGGATTCACAACATGAGTGTGACCTTGGAGCCTGACATTGAGTTGCAGCTTGGCTTAAAGGAGAAGCAGTGGCAGCTGAGCCATGCTCAGGTTCTCCTAAATGACGTCTTAAATCAGTCAGTCCTGCTGGAAAGACTGCTAGAGGAAGCTGCTTCCTTGTTCAGCAGGATAGGTGACTCCAGTGTTGATGAAGAtgttcagaagaaaatgaaggtggAATATGAAAAAATCAGGGAGCAAGCTGAG AACAGAGTGAGCCTGCTTAAAAAGATAACCAAGGAACATGAGCAGTACAGCACTAACATCAACCGGTTTCAATTGTGGCTGAATGGTGTGACGGAAAGATTAAACTCCTGCATTGGAGAAGGAACCGAGTATTCGGCAGAGGACAAGTTAAAGGCACTGAAG GAAATTGCCAAAAACATTAGGAGCGGTGGAAAGAAATTGGACCAACTTGAAAATGAGTGTGGAAATGTGATTGAGAACACCTCCCCACTTGGAGCTGAGAGATTGAAGGATGAACTTGAAATGCTAAGAAAAGCCTTGGAGAAGTTGAAATTGCTGCatagtgaggaggaggagagactGCTCAAGATCCAGGAGTCAGAAAGTGCCTATGAGTCCCAAGCCAGACAATTAGAAGCAGACATCAAGGTGTTGAGAAAATATCTACAGAAATTAGAAAATCACCTAGagcctggggaaggggaaaagactGAAGATGAGTTTGTAACCCTGTGGAGAAAATGCAAT GCAACaagagcagctctggctgcagaaGAGTCCAATGTTGAGAGACTGAAGGCTCAGCTTAAGGAACTGCTACGGTTTTCCCAAGATGTGCAGCCACACACTGAGAGTGTTGTCTCTGCAATACAGCAGTATCAAAG TGTTAGAGGCAAGACATCTAAAATGAGCACTGATACAGAAACCGAACTGAGAAGACTCTTCCAAAATCCCCTGCTAGATTTTGAACGGTGGAAGCCATCAGTCCAGATGCTCCTGGAGACTCCAGAGCCAGCACTGGCTCACATTGAG GCTGCTCTAGCTGAAAGCTCCCGCTTCAAAGAGAAGTTCATGACATTACAGCTGAAGAAGGATTTGCTAAACAATGTCCTTGGTGAGGAAAGAGCAAAGACTTTCCTGCAAGAAGTAGCTGAAGCTtcaaagaagagagaaattatACATGAAAGTCTGATGCAGAGCAAGAGGACAATCCAG CACTTTGATGCTGGTTTCGCGcctttgcagaagaaattatCTGCCATTAGAGCTAAATTGGATCTAGAGAGGGAACTGAAACCTGACCTCCTGGGTAAAAAGACACAACTCCAGAGACTTCAG ATGATCCAAGATGACTTGGCAGAGCTTGTGGCACAAATGGAGGAGGTAGAGAAGCTTGTTCAGTCAAATACCACCCACAAGCGTGAAATGAACCAACTTTCATCTGACTCTCAGGCCCTGAAGATAGCACTGAAG ATGATGATACAACAGGGTGAAGAGTGCATTCAGAAGGACTGTGCATATAAAGACAAACTCTCTGACCTTCAGCAGTGGATCAAACTAACCACGGAGATGATTGAGCCCTACCAGGGTGCTGAAGGAGACCAGAACACTGAGGGCCAGGTGGCAGACCTTAAG AGATGGCTAGCTGAGTTACCAGATAAGGAGTTCCAGCTGTACCTTGTGAAAGCTTATGGAAAACTGGTCATGGAGAATTCTTCCCCAGAGGAGACTGCCCATGTGCAGGCGGAGCTGGATCAGCTGGAGGAATCATGGAGACTGCTGAAGGATATGGAAACTCG tCTTCTCAAGAAGTGGCAGTTAAGTAAACCAGTGGTTgataataagaagaaaatagaatttGCAGATAGCAGATGGATGTCTGGACCTGTGCTCCATCATTCAGATGTAGATCCCAACCATAAGCAG GAGAGGATAGAAGAAGGGCAACATACAAGCAGCCACCTGAAGCTTCTACACGAATTTGAAGAGTGgttacaagcagaaaaaaagaaactgaccAAAATTCTTGATGTGGCTTCATCTTCCacagaggaaattaaaacacGCAAGAGCAAACTGGAG gagctgcagtctCGTGTGCCTGATGGTCAGCATCTCTTTGAGGAGCTTCTTCATAGTCAGCCTGTCACTGAATATTCTGAAGATCTGGAGGACCTCCGTTACCAGTGGATGCTCTACAAATCTATACTGAAAGAGTCCATGAGTACACTG agtcCTGGAACTTCTGAAGAACCAGACAGATTGAGAAAG
- the SYNE3 gene encoding nesprin-3 isoform X6 has protein sequence MKSPQTFTYLFLQNSQDFASSNAMTQQLQDEFDSSVENAEAWMKAIQERLSINDNTKGPRSALEARLRETEKIRALEPEGSLKIDLILVKADAALRSISEDKKHEILSKLKDVKALWEETAIYITHCHSRIEWVWLHWNEYLKAQDEFYTWIHNMSVTLEPDIELQLGLKEKQWQLSHAQVLLNDVLNQSVLLERLLEEAASLFSRIGDSSVDEDVQKKMKVEYEKIREQAENRVSLLKKITKEHEQYSTNINRFQLWLNGVTERLNSCIGEGTEYSAEDKLKALKEIAKNIRSGGKKLDQLENECGNVIENTSPLGAERLKDELEMLRKALEKLKLLHSEEEERLLKIQESESAYESQARQLEADIKVLRKYLQKLENHLEPGEGEKTEDEFVTLWRKCNATRAALAAEESNVERLKAQLKELLRFSQDVQPHTESVVSAIQQYQSVRGKTSKMSTDTETELRRLFQNPLLDFERWKPSVQMLLETPEPALAHIEAALAESSRFKEKFMTLQLKKDLLNNVLGEERAKTFLQEVAEASKKREIIHESLMQSKRTIQHFDAGFAPLQKKLSAIRAKLDLERELKPDLLGKKTQLQRLQMIQDDLAELVAQMEEVEKLVQSNTTHKREMNQLSSDSQALKIALKMMIQQGEECIQKDCAYKDKLSDLQQWIKLTTEMIEPYQGAEGDQNTEGQVADLKRWLAELPDKEFQLYLVKAYGKLVMENSSPEETAHVQAELDQLEESWRLLKDMETRLLKKWQLSKPVVDNKKKIEFADSRWMSGPVLHHSDVDPNHKQERIEEGQHTSSHLKLLHEFEEWLQAEKKKLTKILDVASSSTEEIKTRKSKLEELQSRVPDGQHLFEELLHSQPVTEYSEDLEDLRYQWMLYKSILKESMSTLSPGTSEEPDRLRKMGHYNKCDIRLHIMNAMKN, from the exons CTTCTTCAAATGCAATGACTCAGCAGCTACAGGATGAATTTGACAGTAGTGTGGAGAATGCAGAAGCGTGGATGAAGGCCATCCAAGAGAGACTGAGTATCAATGACAACACCAAGGGACCTCGATCTGCCCTAGAAGCCAGACTGAGAGAGACTGAG AAAATACGTGCACTGGAACCTGAAGGCAGCTTGAAAATTGACTTGATTCTTGTGAAGGCAGATGCTGCCCTTCGCAGCATCAGTGAGGATAAGAAGCATGAGATACTATCTAAACTGAAAGACGTTAAAGCCTTGTGGGAAGAGACAGCCATATACATTACTCACTGTCACAG CCGTATTGAGTGGGTGTGGCTGCACTGGAATGAATACCTGAAAGCCCAAGATGAGTTTTACACATGGATTCACAACATGAGTGTGACCTTGGAGCCTGACATTGAGTTGCAGCTTGGCTTAAAGGAGAAGCAGTGGCAGCTGAGCCATGCTCAGGTTCTCCTAAATGACGTCTTAAATCAGTCAGTCCTGCTGGAAAGACTGCTAGAGGAAGCTGCTTCCTTGTTCAGCAGGATAGGTGACTCCAGTGTTGATGAAGAtgttcagaagaaaatgaaggtggAATATGAAAAAATCAGGGAGCAAGCTGAG AACAGAGTGAGCCTGCTTAAAAAGATAACCAAGGAACATGAGCAGTACAGCACTAACATCAACCGGTTTCAATTGTGGCTGAATGGTGTGACGGAAAGATTAAACTCCTGCATTGGAGAAGGAACCGAGTATTCGGCAGAGGACAAGTTAAAGGCACTGAAG GAAATTGCCAAAAACATTAGGAGCGGTGGAAAGAAATTGGACCAACTTGAAAATGAGTGTGGAAATGTGATTGAGAACACCTCCCCACTTGGAGCTGAGAGATTGAAGGATGAACTTGAAATGCTAAGAAAAGCCTTGGAGAAGTTGAAATTGCTGCatagtgaggaggaggagagactGCTCAAGATCCAGGAGTCAGAAAGTGCCTATGAGTCCCAAGCCAGACAATTAGAAGCAGACATCAAGGTGTTGAGAAAATATCTACAGAAATTAGAAAATCACCTAGagcctggggaaggggaaaagactGAAGATGAGTTTGTAACCCTGTGGAGAAAATGCAAT GCAACaagagcagctctggctgcagaaGAGTCCAATGTTGAGAGACTGAAGGCTCAGCTTAAGGAACTGCTACGGTTTTCCCAAGATGTGCAGCCACACACTGAGAGTGTTGTCTCTGCAATACAGCAGTATCAAAG TGTTAGAGGCAAGACATCTAAAATGAGCACTGATACAGAAACCGAACTGAGAAGACTCTTCCAAAATCCCCTGCTAGATTTTGAACGGTGGAAGCCATCAGTCCAGATGCTCCTGGAGACTCCAGAGCCAGCACTGGCTCACATTGAG GCTGCTCTAGCTGAAAGCTCCCGCTTCAAAGAGAAGTTCATGACATTACAGCTGAAGAAGGATTTGCTAAACAATGTCCTTGGTGAGGAAAGAGCAAAGACTTTCCTGCAAGAAGTAGCTGAAGCTtcaaagaagagagaaattatACATGAAAGTCTGATGCAGAGCAAGAGGACAATCCAG CACTTTGATGCTGGTTTCGCGcctttgcagaagaaattatCTGCCATTAGAGCTAAATTGGATCTAGAGAGGGAACTGAAACCTGACCTCCTGGGTAAAAAGACACAACTCCAGAGACTTCAG ATGATCCAAGATGACTTGGCAGAGCTTGTGGCACAAATGGAGGAGGTAGAGAAGCTTGTTCAGTCAAATACCACCCACAAGCGTGAAATGAACCAACTTTCATCTGACTCTCAGGCCCTGAAGATAGCACTGAAG ATGATGATACAACAGGGTGAAGAGTGCATTCAGAAGGACTGTGCATATAAAGACAAACTCTCTGACCTTCAGCAGTGGATCAAACTAACCACGGAGATGATTGAGCCCTACCAGGGTGCTGAAGGAGACCAGAACACTGAGGGCCAGGTGGCAGACCTTAAG AGATGGCTAGCTGAGTTACCAGATAAGGAGTTCCAGCTGTACCTTGTGAAAGCTTATGGAAAACTGGTCATGGAGAATTCTTCCCCAGAGGAGACTGCCCATGTGCAGGCGGAGCTGGATCAGCTGGAGGAATCATGGAGACTGCTGAAGGATATGGAAACTCG tCTTCTCAAGAAGTGGCAGTTAAGTAAACCAGTGGTTgataataagaagaaaatagaatttGCAGATAGCAGATGGATGTCTGGACCTGTGCTCCATCATTCAGATGTAGATCCCAACCATAAGCAG GAGAGGATAGAAGAAGGGCAACATACAAGCAGCCACCTGAAGCTTCTACACGAATTTGAAGAGTGgttacaagcagaaaaaaagaaactgaccAAAATTCTTGATGTGGCTTCATCTTCCacagaggaaattaaaacacGCAAGAGCAAACTGGAG gagctgcagtctCGTGTGCCTGATGGTCAGCATCTCTTTGAGGAGCTTCTTCATAGTCAGCCTGTCACTGAATATTCTGAAGATCTGGAGGACCTCCGTTACCAGTGGATGCTCTACAAATCTATACTGAAAGAGTCCATGAGTACACTG agtcCTGGAACTTCTGAAGAACCAGACAGATTGAGAAAG aTGGGACACTATAATAAATGTGACATACGGCTGCATATTATGAATGCAATGAAGAATTAA
- the SYNE3 gene encoding nesprin-3 isoform X8, translating into MKSPQTFTYLFLQNSQDFASSNAMTQQLQDEFDSSVENAEAWMKAIQERLSINDNTKGPRSALEARLRETEKIRALEPEGSLKIDLILVKADAALRSISEDKKHEILSKLKDVKALWEETAIYITHCHSRIEWVWLHWNEYLKAQDEFYTWIHNMSVTLEPDIELQLGLKEKQWQLSHAQVLLNDVLNQSVLLERLLEEAASLFSRIGDSSVDEDVQKKMKVEYEKIREQAENRVSLLKKITKEHEQYSTNINRFQLWLNGVTERLNSCIGEGTEYSAEDKLKALKEIAKNIRSGGKKLDQLENECGNVIENTSPLGAERLKDELEMLRKALEKLKLLHSEEEERLLKIQESESAYESQARQLEADIKVLRKYLQKLENHLEPGEGEKTEDEFVTLWRKCNATRAALAAEESNVERLKAQLKELLRFSQDVQPHTESVVSAIQQYQSVRGKTSKMSTDTETELRRLFQNPLLDFERWKPSVQMLLETPEPALAHIEAALAESSRFKEKFMTLQLKKDLLNNVLGEERAKTFLQEVAEASKKREIIHESLMQSKRTIQHFDAGFAPLQKKLSAIRAKLDLERELKPDLLGKKTQLQRLQMIQDDLAELVAQMEEVEKLVQSNTTHKREMNQLSSDSQALKIALKMMIQQGEECIQKDCAYKDKLSDLQQWIKLTTEMIEPYQGAEGDQNTEGQVADLKRWLAELPDKEFQLYLVKAYGKLVMENSSPEETAHVQAELDQLEESWRLLKDMETRLLKKWQLSKPVVDNKKKIEFADSRWMSGPVLHHSDVDPNHKQERIEEGQHTSSHLKLLHEFEEWLQAEKKKLTKILDVASSSTEEIKTRKSKLEELQSRVPDGQHLFEELLHSQPVTEYSEDLEDLRYQWMLYKSILKESMSTLSPGTSEEPDRLRKVFQLFF; encoded by the exons CTTCTTCAAATGCAATGACTCAGCAGCTACAGGATGAATTTGACAGTAGTGTGGAGAATGCAGAAGCGTGGATGAAGGCCATCCAAGAGAGACTGAGTATCAATGACAACACCAAGGGACCTCGATCTGCCCTAGAAGCCAGACTGAGAGAGACTGAG AAAATACGTGCACTGGAACCTGAAGGCAGCTTGAAAATTGACTTGATTCTTGTGAAGGCAGATGCTGCCCTTCGCAGCATCAGTGAGGATAAGAAGCATGAGATACTATCTAAACTGAAAGACGTTAAAGCCTTGTGGGAAGAGACAGCCATATACATTACTCACTGTCACAG CCGTATTGAGTGGGTGTGGCTGCACTGGAATGAATACCTGAAAGCCCAAGATGAGTTTTACACATGGATTCACAACATGAGTGTGACCTTGGAGCCTGACATTGAGTTGCAGCTTGGCTTAAAGGAGAAGCAGTGGCAGCTGAGCCATGCTCAGGTTCTCCTAAATGACGTCTTAAATCAGTCAGTCCTGCTGGAAAGACTGCTAGAGGAAGCTGCTTCCTTGTTCAGCAGGATAGGTGACTCCAGTGTTGATGAAGAtgttcagaagaaaatgaaggtggAATATGAAAAAATCAGGGAGCAAGCTGAG AACAGAGTGAGCCTGCTTAAAAAGATAACCAAGGAACATGAGCAGTACAGCACTAACATCAACCGGTTTCAATTGTGGCTGAATGGTGTGACGGAAAGATTAAACTCCTGCATTGGAGAAGGAACCGAGTATTCGGCAGAGGACAAGTTAAAGGCACTGAAG GAAATTGCCAAAAACATTAGGAGCGGTGGAAAGAAATTGGACCAACTTGAAAATGAGTGTGGAAATGTGATTGAGAACACCTCCCCACTTGGAGCTGAGAGATTGAAGGATGAACTTGAAATGCTAAGAAAAGCCTTGGAGAAGTTGAAATTGCTGCatagtgaggaggaggagagactGCTCAAGATCCAGGAGTCAGAAAGTGCCTATGAGTCCCAAGCCAGACAATTAGAAGCAGACATCAAGGTGTTGAGAAAATATCTACAGAAATTAGAAAATCACCTAGagcctggggaaggggaaaagactGAAGATGAGTTTGTAACCCTGTGGAGAAAATGCAAT GCAACaagagcagctctggctgcagaaGAGTCCAATGTTGAGAGACTGAAGGCTCAGCTTAAGGAACTGCTACGGTTTTCCCAAGATGTGCAGCCACACACTGAGAGTGTTGTCTCTGCAATACAGCAGTATCAAAG TGTTAGAGGCAAGACATCTAAAATGAGCACTGATACAGAAACCGAACTGAGAAGACTCTTCCAAAATCCCCTGCTAGATTTTGAACGGTGGAAGCCATCAGTCCAGATGCTCCTGGAGACTCCAGAGCCAGCACTGGCTCACATTGAG GCTGCTCTAGCTGAAAGCTCCCGCTTCAAAGAGAAGTTCATGACATTACAGCTGAAGAAGGATTTGCTAAACAATGTCCTTGGTGAGGAAAGAGCAAAGACTTTCCTGCAAGAAGTAGCTGAAGCTtcaaagaagagagaaattatACATGAAAGTCTGATGCAGAGCAAGAGGACAATCCAG CACTTTGATGCTGGTTTCGCGcctttgcagaagaaattatCTGCCATTAGAGCTAAATTGGATCTAGAGAGGGAACTGAAACCTGACCTCCTGGGTAAAAAGACACAACTCCAGAGACTTCAG ATGATCCAAGATGACTTGGCAGAGCTTGTGGCACAAATGGAGGAGGTAGAGAAGCTTGTTCAGTCAAATACCACCCACAAGCGTGAAATGAACCAACTTTCATCTGACTCTCAGGCCCTGAAGATAGCACTGAAG ATGATGATACAACAGGGTGAAGAGTGCATTCAGAAGGACTGTGCATATAAAGACAAACTCTCTGACCTTCAGCAGTGGATCAAACTAACCACGGAGATGATTGAGCCCTACCAGGGTGCTGAAGGAGACCAGAACACTGAGGGCCAGGTGGCAGACCTTAAG AGATGGCTAGCTGAGTTACCAGATAAGGAGTTCCAGCTGTACCTTGTGAAAGCTTATGGAAAACTGGTCATGGAGAATTCTTCCCCAGAGGAGACTGCCCATGTGCAGGCGGAGCTGGATCAGCTGGAGGAATCATGGAGACTGCTGAAGGATATGGAAACTCG tCTTCTCAAGAAGTGGCAGTTAAGTAAACCAGTGGTTgataataagaagaaaatagaatttGCAGATAGCAGATGGATGTCTGGACCTGTGCTCCATCATTCAGATGTAGATCCCAACCATAAGCAG GAGAGGATAGAAGAAGGGCAACATACAAGCAGCCACCTGAAGCTTCTACACGAATTTGAAGAGTGgttacaagcagaaaaaaagaaactgaccAAAATTCTTGATGTGGCTTCATCTTCCacagaggaaattaaaacacGCAAGAGCAAACTGGAG gagctgcagtctCGTGTGCCTGATGGTCAGCATCTCTTTGAGGAGCTTCTTCATAGTCAGCCTGTCACTGAATATTCTGAAGATCTGGAGGACCTCCGTTACCAGTGGATGCTCTACAAATCTATACTGAAAGAGTCCATGAGTACACTG agtcCTGGAACTTCTGAAGAACCAGACAGATTGAGAAAG GTATTCCAGCTGTTTTTCTAA